Part of the Leptolyngbya sp. BL0902 genome, TCTGTGGGTTCACCCAGACGATAGCCCAGGCCGTAGACGGTTTGAATCACAGTTTCGGCAATACCGCTGCGTTTGAGGCGATTTCGCAAGTCTTTGACCAGGTTCGTTACGGCCCCCTCCGTGGGGGAGTCGTCCAGCGTCCACAGGTGATCAAGGATATTGCTACGGCTAAAAATACGCTGGGGATGGCGCAGAAACAGCTCCAGCAGGCTATATTCCTTTGGCGTCAAGGGAATAATGTGCCCTCGATAGGTCACTTGAGCGAGGGCGGGCTCCAGCTGAATAGGCCCCCAGGTGAGGGAAGGGATCTCCGTCGCCACCGCCCCTCGCCGCAGCAGAGCCCGCACCCTGGCCAGCACGCTGGGAATGTCGAAGGGTTTCGTCACGTAGTCATCGGCCCCGGCATCGAGCCCGGTAATCACATGTTCGTCACCCGTTTGGGCCGTGAGGATGAGGATGGGGGTAGTGCTGCCGATCTGCCGCAGTTGCCGACAGAGACTAAGGCCGTCTAGGTGGGGCAGGTTTAAGTCAAGGAGAATAAGGTCATAGTTCCACTGCGAGGCCAAATCCAAGGCCACCCGACCATCGGTGGCCTGTTCTACCGTGTAGCGCGCGGCAGTGAGGTGGAGAGCTAGGAGCTGACGAGTCGCCGGATCGTCTTCAACCAAAAGAATTTTCATAGAACCAGCCAATACCGAGCCCTAAGCCCGAATACTGCAACCTCCAGAGTATCGCTAAAATCCTGGCCTTTCCCCCGCCAGCGAAGTAAGAAAGGCAGGTTTCTGGGCAAGGGCCAAGGGAAACGTAGTCGTCCAGGGATGCCCTGGATCCAGCGCTACCCAGCCTTGACCTTTCTAGGTGGGTTGTTCTAGGCGGCCATCGGCCAGAGGGCCATCGACCTGGGAGACGTCAGCCTGGGGGCCATCGACCTGGGAGGCATCAGCCTGGGGGCCATCGACCTGGGGGGCGTCAGCTTCCGGGGGGCACAACAACTCGGCATTCTTCGTGAGGGCATTCTGCACCTGTTCAACCAGCCAGGTGTTGAAGAGTTCCTCCAACAGCCGCTGACGGGTGGCTTCGTCAAGCTTGGCGGGCAAGAACTTTTCTAACCGCACCACCACAAACCAATCTCCCACCTTCGTGGGGGGCCACAGTTGGCCGGGTTGGCTAATGGTGAGGATACGGCCCAGGGTGGGGTGGGGCACCGAGAGTTCTACCGGGCCAATGAGTCCTCCCGTTTGGGATTCCTGCCCTTCGGAGTATTGGCGGGCGAGATCCGCAAAGGGTTCGCCATCGTCCTGAATGCGGAAGTAAAGCTCCTGGGCAAGCCCAGCTTCGCGGGTGCGAATGAGGGAATACAACACCCGATCCATCTGGGTTTTGCGCTGGAGGAAGTAGGAGTCTACCTTGTTGCCCCAGGTATCGAGCTTAAACTTGTGCAGTCGCCGATCTCGCTGGGCCACCGCGTCTAGATCGGCCAGGGTAAGGCCCCGCTGCTCTAGGTAGGTTTGGCACTGCTCGGAGGAGGTGATCTGGTTGGCCTGTGCGAACTGATCTACCGCCGAGGCGATTTCTTCCTCGGTGAGAGAAAAGGGGGCAATGGCCTGGTCAATCACGACTTCTCGCAGAAAGGCGGGCAGCAGACCATAGCGGCGCAACCGGGGCAGCAGATCCGTGGCCGCGAGGGCCTGTTCCCCCACCCGCAAGGATCCATCACCCTCTGGTTCCAGGGGGATCGCCTCCGGTTCCGGGGGTATGACCTCTGGTTCTAGGGGTATGGGTTGATCACGGAATCCATCAGCAGCGGCTAGCCCAGACACAACTTGCTTCCTTCGGCAAAACTCCCCAGCCCAACCTTAGCGTAATCCCTTTCCCTTGCCGCCGTTTGTTGCCAGATTCTCATGGTTTCCCCCCGGCAAGGGTGGCCCCAGATCGCAAGGTGCAGACATCATCCGTTCAACGGGGAGACTACCACCAGGCCCTGGGGATCTGGACTGGGTTAGTGGGGATCAACGTAGTCATCGCGGATGCCCTTGGCGTTGAGGGCGTCGCCGAGGCGAGACAGGGCATGGACGTAGGCGGCGGTGCGGCCAGAAATGGCCTTGTCTTGGGCAATTTGCCAAATGCGTTCGGCTTCGGCCACCATCATGCCCTGCAAGCGACGGTTCACCTCCTCCCGCGACCAGTAGAGCCCGCTGCGGTTTTGCACCCATTCAAAGTAGCTGACGGTAACGCCCCCAGCATTCACCAAAATGTCGGGGAAGACGGTGATGCCCTTATCCTCCAGAATGTCATCGGCATCGGCGGTGATGGGGCCGTTGGCGACTTCAAAAATGTAGCGGGCCTGAATGTGGGCAGCATTGTCGGCGGTAATTTGGTTTTCCAGCGCCGCCGGAATCAACACATCCACCTCCAGGGTCAGCAGGTCTTCGTTGGTGAGGGTGGTGTGGGCTTGGTCAATATTGCAAACACTGTCTTGGCAGTAGATGGCTTGCAGGCTGCGGTGCTCGGCCTTAAACCGCTGGACGCTGGGAATATCCAGTCCCTGGGGCGAAAACACACCGCCCTGGGAGTCGCTGACCGCCACCACCTTATACCCCGCATCAAACAGCAGCCGCGCCACGGTGCTGCCCGCATTGCCAAACCCCTGCACCGCCACCGTGGTCATTTGGGGGCGTTTGCCCACCTTGGCCATCATCGCCTCAATCACGTAGAATGCGCCCATGCCCGTGGCGGTGTCGCGTCCTTCGCTGCCGCCCATACTCAGGGGTTTGCCCGTAATCACCGCCGGACTGTGCTTGCGCTGAATGATGCTGTACTGATCCACCATCCAGCCCATGATCAGGGCATTGGTATAGACATCGGGGGCAGGAATATCCACATCGGGGCCAATAAAATCAGCGATGGCGTCAATGTAGCCCCGGCTCAGCCGCTCCAGTTCAAACTTGGACAGTTCCTTGGGGTTGACGGTAATGCCGCCCTTGCCGCCGCCCAGGGGCAGGTTCAACGCCGCACATTTAAAGGT contains:
- a CDS encoding peptidylprolyl isomerase; protein product: MSGLAAADGFRDQPIPLEPEVIPPEPEAIPLEPEGDGSLRVGEQALAATDLLPRLRRYGLLPAFLREVVIDQAIAPFSLTEEEIASAVDQFAQANQITSSEQCQTYLEQRGLTLADLDAVAQRDRRLHKFKLDTWGNKVDSYFLQRKTQMDRVLYSLIRTREAGLAQELYFRIQDDGEPFADLARQYSEGQESQTGGLIGPVELSVPHPTLGRILTISQPGQLWPPTKVGDWFVVVRLEKFLPAKLDEATRQRLLEELFNTWLVEQVQNALTKNAELLCPPEADAPQVDGPQADASQVDGPQADVSQVDGPLADGRLEQPT
- a CDS encoding Glu/Leu/Phe/Val family dehydrogenase; this encodes MTTSILSDANRRLERALKYVTISDDASERLRYPKASLTVSIPVRMDNGHLRVFQGYRVRYDDTRGPAKGGIRYHPSVTLDEVQSLAFWMTFKCAALNLPLGGGKGGITVNPKELSKFELERLSRGYIDAIADFIGPDVDIPAPDVYTNALIMGWMVDQYSIIQRKHSPAVITGKPLSMGGSEGRDTATGMGAFYVIEAMMAKVGKRPQMTTVAVQGFGNAGSTVARLLFDAGYKVVAVSDSQGGVFSPQGLDIPSVQRFKAEHRSLQAIYCQDSVCNIDQAHTTLTNEDLLTLEVDVLIPAALENQITADNAAHIQARYIFEVANGPITADADDILEDKGITVFPDILVNAGGVTVSYFEWVQNRSGLYWSREEVNRRLQGMMVAEAERIWQIAQDKAISGRTAAYVHALSRLGDALNAKGIRDDYVDPH